One Longimicrobiales bacterium DNA window includes the following coding sequences:
- a CDS encoding TonB-dependent receptor: MLAGLLIGVGLLPVAASAQEEVFPLDGLIVTASPTPRAVGAVATNVTVIDGADVRARGLTTVGDALRGSAGVAIVQNGSFGATTSVFMRGGESDYVLVLVDGVQVNQPGGSFDFSSLTLTNVARIEIVRGPSSALHGSDAVAGVIHVITESGGGATRGSVSSRFGSYGRRDWSASMAGGGARAGYSLSVTRLDTDGILAFNNQHTNTVLNGRARFAPSVASEADISFRIGDRSFHFPTDGSGNVVDRNARSFGDEALVGVKVVHTLTPRLSVEARAAVSDTDGGSEDAQDDAADSIGFFGFASFNHIRRASMDARAHWQTDQLTLTGGWEFEEERQRSFTESLSQWGNSTGRSENSRLNRAYFVHATGGNGEVAFNLGGRIEDNEHFGTFRTWQLGATWVVPSAPGLRVRVSAGRAMKEPTFFEIFATGFAIGNPALQPEIATSWEVGADGSLFGGRIHVRGTWFDQSFRNLIQYTLAPAAPGDPNYFNVAAATGRGAELEARVKGGRLTGGISWTLLASEVTDSGFDQGPAAAFVVGEPLLRRPRHTVHASANARVGGRLNVFADVSVVGVRADRDFSSFPATPVVLRRYSDVGIGASVDVLPAQVGRPGLVLTVRVDNVLDREIQQVFGFDAPGRGVYLGGSLAFGR, translated from the coding sequence GTGCTTGCCGGGCTCCTCATCGGGGTGGGACTATTGCCTGTGGCAGCTTCGGCCCAGGAAGAGGTCTTCCCTCTTGATGGGCTCATCGTCACCGCGAGCCCCACTCCTCGTGCTGTGGGCGCTGTCGCCACGAACGTGACCGTGATTGACGGAGCGGATGTGCGTGCGCGCGGGCTAACGACGGTGGGAGACGCACTCCGCGGTAGCGCCGGGGTCGCGATTGTCCAGAACGGATCGTTCGGAGCCACCACCTCGGTCTTCATGAGAGGGGGGGAGAGCGACTATGTCTTGGTCTTGGTTGACGGCGTTCAGGTCAACCAGCCCGGGGGCTCCTTCGATTTTTCGTCACTCACCCTGACCAACGTCGCGCGGATCGAGATCGTTCGGGGGCCATCCAGTGCACTGCATGGATCTGACGCGGTTGCTGGAGTGATTCATGTGATCACGGAGTCGGGCGGAGGTGCGACGCGAGGAAGCGTATCAAGTCGGTTCGGTTCTTATGGACGGCGCGATTGGTCCGCTAGCATGGCCGGTGGTGGAGCCCGAGCGGGGTATTCGTTGTCCGTGACGCGCTTGGATACAGACGGCATTCTCGCTTTCAACAATCAGCACACGAATACCGTACTCAATGGGCGGGCGCGCTTCGCACCGAGCGTCGCCTCAGAGGCGGATATCTCGTTCCGGATCGGAGATCGGTCGTTCCATTTTCCTACGGACGGCTCCGGGAATGTAGTAGACAGGAATGCACGTTCCTTCGGAGATGAAGCGTTGGTTGGGGTCAAGGTTGTCCACACGCTGACGCCGCGCCTTTCCGTCGAGGCCCGAGCTGCCGTTTCCGACACGGATGGAGGCTCGGAGGATGCCCAAGACGATGCCGCGGACTCCATTGGGTTCTTCGGGTTTGCGAGCTTCAATCATATTCGCCGTGCTTCGATGGATGCTCGTGCGCATTGGCAAACTGATCAGTTGACTCTCACGGGCGGGTGGGAGTTCGAAGAAGAGCGCCAGCGGTCGTTCACGGAGTCGTTGAGCCAGTGGGGGAATTCGACCGGACGAAGCGAGAACTCGCGGCTCAATCGTGCGTATTTTGTCCATGCGACAGGGGGGAATGGTGAAGTCGCCTTCAACCTCGGTGGACGCATCGAAGACAACGAGCACTTCGGCACGTTTCGGACGTGGCAGCTGGGTGCCACATGGGTCGTCCCAAGCGCTCCTGGTCTTCGCGTTCGAGTATCTGCAGGCCGGGCCATGAAAGAGCCCACCTTCTTCGAAATATTTGCGACTGGCTTCGCGATCGGGAATCCGGCGTTGCAGCCCGAGATCGCGACGTCCTGGGAAGTCGGCGCAGATGGGTCGCTGTTTGGGGGGCGGATCCACGTCCGCGGCACCTGGTTCGATCAGTCGTTTCGCAACTTGATTCAGTACACGCTCGCACCCGCGGCGCCCGGTGATCCGAACTACTTCAACGTTGCCGCCGCCACGGGGCGTGGTGCGGAATTGGAGGCGAGGGTCAAGGGCGGAAGACTAACCGGTGGGATCTCGTGGACCTTGCTCGCTTCCGAAGTGACGGACTCGGGCTTCGATCAAGGGCCAGCCGCCGCCTTCGTAGTAGGTGAGCCACTGCTCCGCCGGCCGCGTCATACCGTTCATGCCAGTGCAAATGCACGGGTGGGTGGGCGGCTCAACGTGTTCGCCGACGTGTCTGTCGTGGGCGTGAGAGCAGATCGTGACTTCTCGAGTTTTCCGGCGACCCCCGTGGTGCTGCGCCGATACTCCGATGTTGGAATCGGAGCCTCGGTCGACGTGCTCCCGGCACAAGTGGGGCGGCCCGGTCTTGTGTTGACTGTCCGCGTCGATAATGTGCTCGACCGCGAGATACAGCAGGTCTTCGGATTCGATGCGCCCGGTCGCGGGGTGTATCTCGGCGGCTCCCTCGCGTTCGGGCGCTGA
- a CDS encoding sigma-54 dependent transcriptional regulator, translating to MARLLVVDDEKGIREALVQVFEYEGHEVRAAEDGPDGLLAAAAYHPDVIFLDVKMPGMDGLDVLARLGDEAPGAVVVMISGHGTIETAIDATRRGAYDFLEKPLDTDRLLVTLRRALELKGLTENIADLRSQVESRYEIVGVSYQIRQVLDRVEKVSPTEARVLVTGENGTGKELVARAVHRLSPRADEAFIEVNCAAIPTELIESALFGHMKGSFTGAVADRAGKFELADGGTLFLDEIGDMSLDAQAKVLRVLEEGVLTRVGGSKAIQVDVRVVAATNKDLEKAIEDGTFREDLFYRLNVVPIRVPPLRGRREDIPMLITHFTEKMANREGAAPRPFSADAIDRLSSLSWPGNVRELRNTVERLVILCSGDEVRAEDVDLLASGRTGGPASGGELMGYETFADFKEHAERAYIVHKLHENDWNVAETSRRIDMPRSNLYKKIEKYGLVRDS from the coding sequence ATGGCGCGGCTTCTGGTCGTCGACGACGAAAAAGGCATCCGCGAAGCGCTCGTCCAGGTTTTCGAGTATGAAGGACATGAGGTGAGGGCGGCCGAGGACGGTCCGGATGGGCTGCTGGCTGCGGCAGCCTACCATCCTGATGTGATCTTCCTCGACGTGAAGATGCCCGGCATGGATGGACTGGACGTGTTGGCCCGCTTGGGCGACGAAGCCCCAGGTGCGGTCGTAGTGATGATCTCCGGGCACGGTACGATTGAGACAGCGATCGACGCGACGCGTCGTGGGGCCTACGACTTTCTGGAGAAGCCGCTCGACACTGACCGGCTCCTTGTGACGCTCCGCCGGGCGCTAGAACTAAAAGGACTCACCGAGAACATTGCTGATCTCCGGAGCCAGGTTGAAAGCCGGTACGAGATCGTCGGCGTTTCCTATCAAATCAGGCAGGTGCTCGACCGTGTGGAGAAGGTGTCTCCCACCGAAGCGCGCGTGTTGGTCACCGGAGAGAATGGGACCGGGAAGGAGCTCGTGGCGCGAGCCGTCCATCGGTTGTCTCCAAGAGCAGACGAGGCCTTCATCGAGGTCAACTGTGCTGCCATCCCCACCGAGTTGATCGAGTCCGCGCTGTTCGGGCACATGAAGGGTTCCTTCACCGGAGCTGTGGCCGACCGGGCGGGGAAGTTCGAGCTCGCGGACGGCGGAACTCTCTTTCTTGATGAGATCGGGGATATGTCCCTTGATGCTCAGGCGAAAGTTCTCAGAGTCCTCGAGGAAGGCGTTCTGACCAGGGTTGGAGGATCGAAAGCGATCCAGGTCGACGTGCGGGTCGTGGCTGCCACGAACAAGGACCTGGAGAAGGCGATTGAAGACGGGACCTTCCGAGAGGACCTCTTCTACCGGCTGAACGTGGTTCCCATTCGGGTGCCTCCTTTGCGAGGACGTAGGGAGGACATCCCCATGCTTATCACTCACTTCACCGAGAAGATGGCGAACCGAGAAGGGGCGGCACCACGCCCGTTTAGCGCCGATGCGATCGACCGACTCAGCTCGCTCTCCTGGCCAGGTAATGTCCGTGAACTGCGGAACACCGTAGAGCGGTTGGTCATCCTGTGCAGCGGGGATGAGGTGCGTGCTGAGGACGTCGACTTACTCGCCTCCGGGCGCACTGGGGGCCCCGCCTCAGGTGGAGAGCTTATGGGGTACGAGACGTTCGCCGACTTCAAGGAACATGCGGAGCGCGCATACATCGTGCACAAGTTGCATGAGAATGATTGGAACGTCGCTGAGACGTCGCGACGCATCGACATGCCGCGGTCCAACCTCTACAAAAAGATCGAAAAGTACGGACTCGTGAGGGACAGCTAG
- the thpR gene encoding RNA 2',3'-cyclic phosphodiesterase gives MRLFIGLNLPKKERQWIRRRAKALRERELPVRWVDIDSYHVTLKFLGDVRSDRLAGIEEAITKVGQATKTFSIRLSGFGAFPTIRRPRLIWLGVGASPELRCLKQDLEWALGDHGFEAETRAFHPHITLGRADERGAGEFRGLDEVMAGLEFSGDVKVRTIDLMRSQMSKDGARYSVLSRAKLAT, from the coding sequence ATGCGCCTGTTCATTGGTTTGAATCTCCCTAAGAAGGAGCGCCAGTGGATTCGTCGCAGGGCGAAGGCCCTTCGCGAGAGGGAACTGCCTGTGCGCTGGGTCGACATCGACAGCTATCATGTCACGCTGAAATTTTTGGGAGACGTGCGGTCGGATCGACTCGCGGGAATCGAAGAGGCGATCACCAAGGTTGGGCAAGCGACCAAGACCTTTTCGATTCGCCTGAGTGGTTTCGGGGCATTCCCCACGATCCGCCGCCCCAGGCTCATCTGGCTCGGTGTCGGCGCGAGCCCCGAACTCCGGTGTCTGAAACAAGATCTCGAATGGGCGCTCGGTGACCACGGGTTCGAAGCTGAAACACGTGCCTTCCATCCGCATATTACATTGGGGCGGGCCGACGAACGCGGAGCGGGAGAGTTTAGAGGACTTGATGAGGTCATGGCAGGCCTAGAGTTCAGCGGGGACGTAAAGGTCCGAACGATCGACTTGATGCGCAGCCAGATGTCCAAGGATGGCGCGCGGTATTCAGTGCTTTCAAGAGCCAAACTCGCCACCTGA
- the yedA gene encoding drug/metabolite exporter YedA has protein sequence MSPPDRAETGVPASKDVPRLASVLLAFAAVYLIWGSTYLAIRWAIETMPPLLMAAARFLVAGALLYAWQLAKGVPIPTRAQWKAAAIGGAFLLVGGNGAVVIAQQWVPSGIAALVVASVPLWMVLMDWFFGSRVAPSVRAWAGLAIGFVGVALLAGSPGVGAGGSEELIGALFLLVAAMSWAAGSIYTRYAQGLPEPLSLVSMQMLTGGTILLMLSLAFGDLARLDVASISMKSSLALMYLILFGALVGYGSYIWLLRVVTPARVATYAYVNPVVAMLLGWALADEPLTLRSLAAAAIILGAVVLITTESWGSRGTGGRRRAGPAGKI, from the coding sequence ATGTCTCCTCCCGACCGTGCCGAGACCGGTGTGCCCGCGTCGAAGGACGTCCCCCGGCTGGCCTCCGTTTTGCTCGCCTTCGCGGCGGTCTATCTCATTTGGGGGTCGACGTATCTTGCGATCCGCTGGGCCATCGAGACGATGCCGCCTCTGCTCATGGCGGCTGCCCGCTTTCTGGTGGCGGGCGCACTCCTATATGCGTGGCAGCTGGCGAAGGGTGTCCCGATACCGACGAGGGCTCAGTGGAAGGCCGCGGCGATCGGTGGTGCTTTTCTGCTTGTTGGGGGAAACGGGGCTGTGGTTATTGCCCAACAGTGGGTACCGTCTGGAATCGCGGCCCTCGTGGTCGCTTCGGTTCCGCTGTGGATGGTGCTGATGGATTGGTTCTTCGGATCCCGTGTCGCCCCAAGCGTGCGAGCTTGGGCTGGCCTGGCGATCGGATTCGTAGGGGTCGCGCTGCTCGCGGGATCGCCCGGCGTTGGCGCCGGAGGGAGCGAGGAACTCATTGGGGCACTTTTCCTGCTTGTCGCGGCAATGTCTTGGGCAGCCGGTTCGATCTATACGCGATATGCACAGGGGCTTCCGGAGCCGCTGTCTCTCGTGTCCATGCAGATGCTTACTGGGGGCACGATCCTCCTCATGTTATCCCTTGCGTTCGGGGACCTCGCTCGATTGGACGTGGCGAGTATTTCAATGAAGTCGTCCCTTGCGTTGATGTACCTGATCCTCTTCGGAGCACTCGTTGGGTATGGGTCCTACATCTGGTTGCTACGGGTGGTGACGCCAGCAAGGGTAGCGACCTACGCGTATGTCAATCCGGTTGTTGCGATGCTTCTTGGGTGGGCCTTGGCGGACGAGCCACTCACCCTTCGCTCACTGGCTGCGGCAGCGATCATCTTGGGAGCGGTCGTCTTGATTACGACGGAGTCATGGGGCTCGCGCGGGACAGGCGGCCGGCGGCGCGCGGGTCCGGCGGGGAAGATATGA
- a CDS encoding YifB family Mg chelatase-like AAA ATPase has protein sequence MLTNVRTAAVHGVEPFVVNVEVNMTSGLPSFMVVGLPQGAVREGRERVATALSNSGWPLPPKRVTVNLAPADVRKDGTAFDLAIAVGLLAASGVLAPEVLSGWAFLGELGLDGGLRPVRGALPAASALAAAGVSDLFVPRDNAAEAGVVHGLSVYGAVSLLDVVHHLRGGTRLACVQTDLTPLLSGPLKDGPDFSEVRGQGAAKRVLEVAAAGSHNALLIGPPGSGKTMLARRLPGILPSLTVEEALEATRVHSVAGRMGKGGSLITRRPFRAPHHTVSDAGLVGGGVPIRPGEVSLAHHGVLFLDELAEFKRNVLDVLRQPLEEGVIHLSRAMGSVRFPAQILLLAAMNPCPCGYWGDGTDRCVCDPSQVRRYLGRVSGPLLDRIDLHVQVPPVAFQHLTKTGDGDSTHDIRERVVEARALQARRFEGTPGVFANGHMTVRELRQWCHPSRDVARLLQRAVDGLGLSARSYHRVLKVARTVADLGGSETIKQHHVAEALQYRYLDRVVQ, from the coding sequence ATGCTTACCAATGTCCGAACAGCAGCGGTTCACGGGGTCGAACCGTTCGTAGTGAATGTGGAGGTGAACATGACCTCAGGGCTCCCATCTTTCATGGTGGTGGGCCTGCCTCAAGGCGCTGTCCGGGAGGGCCGAGAACGTGTGGCCACGGCACTCTCCAACAGTGGGTGGCCGCTCCCGCCCAAGCGGGTCACGGTCAACCTAGCCCCGGCCGATGTCAGGAAAGACGGCACAGCGTTCGACCTCGCCATCGCCGTGGGTCTCCTTGCTGCTTCGGGTGTGCTCGCCCCAGAGGTGCTGTCGGGATGGGCGTTTCTCGGCGAACTCGGCCTGGACGGGGGACTCCGGCCCGTTCGCGGGGCCCTTCCGGCAGCCTCGGCTCTGGCAGCCGCGGGCGTGTCGGATCTATTTGTGCCGAGGGACAACGCAGCTGAGGCTGGGGTGGTCCATGGCCTGAGTGTATATGGTGCCGTTTCGCTGCTCGATGTGGTTCATCACCTGAGGGGCGGCACGCGCCTGGCATGCGTGCAGACGGATCTGACACCGCTCCTCTCCGGCCCTTTGAAGGATGGCCCTGACTTCTCGGAGGTTCGGGGTCAGGGGGCCGCCAAACGCGTTCTCGAGGTAGCGGCCGCCGGCTCACACAACGCCCTGCTGATTGGTCCGCCAGGTTCCGGGAAGACGATGTTGGCGCGAAGGTTGCCGGGCATTCTCCCCTCCTTGACCGTTGAGGAGGCGCTCGAGGCTACTCGCGTGCACTCGGTGGCCGGACGGATGGGGAAGGGGGGCTCGCTCATTACAAGGCGCCCCTTCAGGGCTCCCCATCACACGGTGAGCGACGCCGGGCTGGTCGGCGGCGGGGTGCCCATTCGTCCCGGCGAAGTGAGCCTCGCACATCACGGTGTCCTGTTCCTCGACGAGCTCGCAGAGTTCAAGCGGAACGTTCTCGATGTGCTTCGGCAGCCGTTGGAGGAGGGCGTTATTCATCTGTCTCGAGCTATGGGATCGGTCCGTTTCCCCGCTCAAATTCTGTTGCTGGCAGCAATGAACCCTTGTCCGTGTGGGTATTGGGGAGACGGCACGGACCGCTGCGTGTGTGACCCGTCCCAGGTGCGGCGATACCTGGGGAGAGTGTCCGGTCCCCTGCTGGACAGAATTGACCTTCACGTGCAGGTGCCGCCGGTCGCCTTCCAACATTTGACGAAGACCGGTGATGGGGATTCGACTCACGACATACGTGAACGAGTCGTCGAGGCTCGGGCCCTCCAGGCTAGGCGGTTCGAGGGGACGCCCGGAGTCTTCGCGAATGGGCACATGACCGTGAGGGAGCTCAGGCAGTGGTGCCATCCGTCTAGGGACGTCGCCCGGCTCCTTCAACGAGCGGTGGACGGATTGGGACTATCAGCCCGTTCGTATCATCGAGTATTGAAGGTTGCGAGGACGGTCGCGGACCTGGGCGGGAGTGAGACCATTAAGCAGCATCATGTCGCAGAGGCCCTGCAGTATCGGTATCTGGATCGGGTTGTGCAGTAG
- a CDS encoding Re/Si-specific NAD(P)(+) transhydrogenase subunit alpha, whose amino-acid sequence MKVAVLKETRTDERRVALVPMGVRTLVKNGLEVVVESGAGDSSAASDSEYIEAGATIAGNASDAASGAQIVLGVNAPALTGIAEGTILVSFMNPLGDSDLVRGMASGKITGISMEMVPRITRAQSMDALSSQATVAGYKAVLMAADHLPKFLPMFTTAAGTIRPGRALILGAGVAGLQAIATARRLGAIVEAFDVRPAVKEQVESLGAKFLESEEEVVAEGEGGYAKELSADQHQKELDLIAGAIVESDIVITTAQIPGRDAPLLITEDMVKSMKAGSVIVDLASESGGNCALTRSGETVVAHGVQVLGPANIATLLPVHASQMYSKNIVTLISEFIDEEGKLALDFENDVVGPSTVTHAGEIRNERVRDAMGSIG is encoded by the coding sequence ATGAAGGTCGCTGTCCTAAAGGAAACACGCACTGACGAACGGAGGGTCGCCCTAGTTCCGATGGGCGTCCGGACACTCGTCAAGAACGGCCTTGAAGTCGTCGTCGAGAGTGGAGCGGGCGATTCGTCCGCCGCGTCCGACTCCGAATATATAGAGGCCGGAGCGACGATCGCGGGCAATGCATCGGACGCCGCGAGCGGCGCTCAGATCGTTCTCGGCGTCAACGCACCCGCGCTCACCGGAATCGCGGAGGGCACGATCCTCGTGTCGTTCATGAATCCGCTAGGAGATTCTGACTTGGTTCGTGGTATGGCGAGCGGGAAGATCACCGGGATCTCGATGGAGATGGTGCCACGGATCACCCGAGCCCAATCCATGGACGCTCTGTCTTCCCAGGCGACCGTCGCCGGCTACAAGGCCGTGCTCATGGCGGCCGACCACCTACCGAAGTTCCTGCCCATGTTCACGACCGCGGCTGGAACGATCCGACCAGGAAGGGCCCTCATTCTGGGCGCCGGCGTGGCAGGTCTTCAGGCTATCGCGACGGCGCGACGCCTGGGTGCCATCGTCGAAGCGTTCGACGTCCGGCCGGCTGTGAAGGAGCAAGTGGAGAGCCTTGGCGCCAAATTCCTCGAGTCTGAAGAGGAAGTGGTGGCCGAGGGCGAGGGTGGTTACGCCAAGGAGCTCTCCGCGGATCAACATCAAAAGGAACTCGACTTGATCGCGGGAGCCATCGTGGAGTCGGACATCGTCATCACGACGGCTCAGATCCCCGGACGTGACGCTCCGCTGTTGATCACGGAGGACATGGTCAAGTCCATGAAGGCCGGCTCTGTGATCGTCGACCTCGCGTCGGAAAGCGGAGGGAACTGCGCACTTACTAGGAGCGGTGAAACCGTTGTTGCCCACGGTGTGCAGGTTCTCGGACCCGCGAACATCGCCACATTGCTCCCGGTCCATGCAAGCCAGATGTACTCGAAGAACATCGTGACGCTCATCTCTGAGTTCATCGACGAAGAGGGCAAGCTCGCGCTCGACTTTGAGAACGACGTCGTCGGGCCGTCGACCGTCACGCACGCCGGCGAAATCCGAAATGAGCGTGTCCGTGATGCAATGGGCAGCATCGGTTGA
- a CDS encoding NAD(P) transhydrogenase subunit alpha produces the protein MGDLMIGLYVFVLATLAGREVITKVPPTLHTPLMSGANAVSGIAIVGAIVVAANADGTLQTVLGIAAIAMATVNVIGGFMVTDRMLAMFRKR, from the coding sequence ATGGGCGATTTGATGATTGGTCTGTACGTGTTCGTACTCGCGACCCTCGCAGGCCGCGAGGTGATCACGAAGGTGCCACCCACCCTTCATACGCCCCTGATGTCCGGCGCCAACGCGGTCTCGGGGATCGCCATTGTCGGTGCCATCGTGGTTGCGGCGAATGCAGATGGCACGCTGCAGACCGTCTTGGGCATCGCCGCCATCGCAATGGCGACGGTCAACGTGATCGGGGGCTTCATGGTCACCGACCGTATGCTCGCCATGTTCAGGAAGAGGTAG
- a CDS encoding NAD(P)(+) transhydrogenase (Re/Si-specific) subunit beta, whose amino-acid sequence MDTMVEVIYLLSATLFVVGLKRLQSPATARAGNAIAAFAMFLAIVATVVDTEILTWNGILIGVAIGGLVGGITARRVEMTDMPQLVGIFNGFGGAASALVAVAEFLGTPTIGVGTTGVTILIGTAIGGVTFTGSFLAFAKLQGLMTGDPITFPGQNILNALLFLGVLAVGAMTLGAFGGQDPLTMFYVFCGLAMLMGVLLVIPIGGADMPVVISLLNSYSGLAASAAGFVIGNMVLIISGALVGASGLILTQLMCKGMNRSLANVAFGGFGGSANVDRSQIGKRPVKRADAEAVALELGYVNSLVVVPGYGLAVAQAQHELRKVGDLLEERGVDVKYAVHPVAGRMPGHMNVLLAEADVSYDKLYDLEEVNDDFSNTDVVLIVGANDVVNPAARDPESIIAGMPILNVDKARRVIVMKRSLSPGFAGIDNDLFYMDNTLMFFGDAKEQMSELVREVRDLP is encoded by the coding sequence ATGGATACTATGGTCGAGGTAATCTACCTCCTGTCAGCCACACTCTTTGTCGTTGGCCTAAAACGTCTTCAGTCCCCCGCAACCGCGCGGGCAGGTAACGCGATCGCAGCGTTCGCGATGTTCTTGGCGATCGTCGCCACGGTCGTGGACACAGAGATTCTCACTTGGAACGGCATCCTCATCGGGGTCGCGATCGGCGGGCTCGTCGGTGGGATTACCGCCCGGCGAGTCGAGATGACCGACATGCCACAGCTGGTCGGGATCTTCAACGGCTTCGGTGGTGCGGCCTCGGCCCTTGTAGCGGTCGCGGAGTTCCTAGGCACACCGACCATCGGGGTGGGCACGACGGGGGTCACCATCCTGATCGGCACCGCGATTGGTGGCGTGACGTTCACAGGCTCCTTCCTTGCCTTCGCCAAACTGCAGGGGCTCATGACCGGGGATCCGATCACTTTCCCCGGCCAGAACATTTTAAACGCGCTCCTTTTCCTCGGGGTACTCGCGGTCGGAGCCATGACCTTGGGTGCGTTCGGCGGACAAGATCCGCTCACGATGTTCTACGTGTTCTGCGGGCTGGCCATGCTGATGGGGGTGTTGCTCGTGATCCCGATCGGCGGCGCGGACATGCCCGTGGTCATATCACTTCTGAACTCTTATTCGGGCCTCGCCGCTAGCGCAGCGGGATTCGTTATAGGCAACATGGTTTTGATCATCTCGGGCGCGTTGGTCGGCGCCTCGGGCCTGATCCTCACGCAGTTGATGTGCAAAGGCATGAACCGTTCTCTCGCCAACGTTGCGTTCGGCGGCTTCGGTGGATCGGCCAATGTGGATCGGTCACAGATCGGCAAGCGGCCGGTGAAGCGGGCTGACGCGGAAGCGGTTGCGTTAGAACTCGGGTATGTGAACTCACTGGTGGTGGTGCCGGGCTACGGCCTCGCGGTCGCACAGGCACAGCACGAACTCCGGAAGGTCGGGGACCTGCTTGAGGAGCGCGGTGTGGATGTGAAGTACGCTGTCCACCCTGTCGCGGGACGCATGCCAGGTCACATGAACGTGCTCCTCGCAGAAGCCGACGTCAGCTATGACAAGCTGTACGATCTGGAGGAGGTCAACGACGACTTCTCCAACACGGATGTGGTCCTGATCGTCGGGGCGAACGACGTCGTGAATCCGGCAGCACGTGATCCAGAGTCAATCATCGCCGGCATGCCGATCCTCAACGTAGACAAGGCACGCCGAGTCATCGTGATGAAGCGTTCGCTGTCCCCTGGCTTCGCTGGGATCGACAACGATCTGTTCTACATGGACAACACGCTCATGTTCTTCGGCGACGCGAAGGAACAGATGTCTGAGCTGGTGCGAGAGGTTCGCGACCTCCCCTAG
- a CDS encoding pyridoxal-dependent decarboxylase, producing the protein MLSTEETAVPHDDLKLGDMPPEQFRAYAHEVADWMADYLSDVEDLPVLSSVEPGYLHEALPASPPEVGESLDAALSDFRELIVPGITHWNHPGFMAFFSITGSGPGVLGEMLAAVLNVNAMVWRSSPAATELEEVTTDWLRQLMGLPDGFDGVINDTASSSSLYALAAAREVAYPGAHEAGLFGQPVGRVYASDQTHSSVEKSVLTLGFGKDGYRKIRSDEHFRMSVSELRAAIEEDLAAGVVPVAVVATLGTTSTSSIDPVAEIADIAEEFGLWLHVDAAYGGPAAIVPELRPLLDGWERADSIVVNPHKWLFTPVDCSVLYCSRPEVLVQAFSIVPEYLRAPDDSAPRSLMDYGVSLGRRFRSLKLWFVLRYFGRQGLIARLRAHVAITQDLVARIDDSPRWQRVAPAPLSTVAFRYEDPVLDGRENDALNLAILDAVNQDGAVFLSHTELAGRVALRVAVGNLRTTGAHVAEAWRLLEEAATELSRD; encoded by the coding sequence ATGCTGAGCACTGAGGAGACTGCGGTGCCACACGATGATCTCAAATTGGGTGACATGCCGCCGGAGCAGTTTCGGGCCTACGCCCACGAGGTTGCGGACTGGATGGCCGACTACCTCTCCGACGTCGAGGACCTTCCTGTTCTGTCGTCAGTCGAACCCGGGTACCTGCACGAAGCGCTTCCAGCTTCACCACCTGAGGTAGGCGAGTCGTTAGATGCGGCGCTTTCTGATTTCCGAGAGTTGATCGTGCCCGGAATCACACACTGGAACCATCCGGGCTTCATGGCCTTCTTCTCCATCACCGGTTCGGGACCGGGGGTGCTTGGGGAGATGCTGGCGGCTGTGCTGAACGTGAACGCGATGGTCTGGCGCAGCTCTCCAGCGGCGACAGAGCTAGAGGAGGTCACCACCGACTGGCTGCGCCAGTTGATGGGACTTCCCGATGGTTTCGACGGGGTCATCAATGACACTGCATCTTCATCCTCCTTGTATGCCTTGGCCGCGGCACGCGAAGTCGCGTATCCCGGCGCCCACGAGGCCGGACTTTTTGGCCAGCCGGTGGGCCGTGTGTATGCCTCGGACCAGACCCATTCTTCAGTCGAGAAGAGCGTCCTGACGCTCGGCTTCGGGAAAGATGGATACCGGAAGATCCGTTCTGACGAACACTTCCGAATGAGTGTGTCCGAACTACGAGCGGCCATCGAAGAGGACCTCGCCGCAGGGGTTGTGCCTGTGGCCGTAGTGGCGACGCTGGGCACGACGTCTACTTCTTCCATTGATCCGGTTGCAGAGATCGCGGACATCGCTGAGGAGTTCGGTCTTTGGCTGCACGTCGATGCCGCATACGGCGGGCCGGCTGCGATCGTCCCGGAACTCAGGCCCCTCCTAGATGGATGGGAGAGGGCAGACTCCATTGTCGTGAATCCGCACAAGTGGCTTTTCACTCCGGTGGATTGCTCCGTGCTCTACTGCAGTAGACCTGAAGTGTTGGTGCAAGCCTTCTCGATCGTGCCTGAGTATCTCCGGGCCCCAGATGACTCGGCGCCGCGCAGTTTGATGGACTATGGTGTCTCGCTAGGCAGGCGCTTCCGGTCCTTGAAGCTCTGGTTCGTCCTGCGTTATTTCGGTCGGCAGGGGCTCATCGCCCGGCTGCGTGCTCACGTGGCGATTACGCAGGATTTGGTCGCGCGGATCGACGACTCGCCTCGCTGGCAGCGCGTTGCACCCGCTCCATTGTCCACGGTTGCATTCCGGTACGAAGATCCCGTACTCGACGGTCGCGAGAACGATGCCCTAAACCTGGCGATTCTCGACGCCGTGAATCAGGACGGGGCGGTCTTCCTCTCCCACACGGAATTGGCAGGGCGCGTGGCGTTGCGCGTCGCGGTCGGCAATCTGCGGACTACGGGTGCTCACGTCGCGGAGGCGTGGCGCCTTCTGGAAGAGGCCGCCACAGAGCTGTCGCGGGACTGA